From the Cryptomeria japonica chromosome 2, Sugi_1.0, whole genome shotgun sequence genome, one window contains:
- the LOC131060615 gene encoding small ribosomal subunit protein uS19: MADNEVDVGASAPKKRTFKKFTFRGVDLDALLDMSSDDLVKLFHARARRRFQRGLKRQPMALIKKLRKAKREAPAGEKPEPVKTHLRNMIIVPEMIGSIIGVYNGKTFNQVEIKPEMIGHYLAEFSISYKPVKHGRPGIGATHSSRFIPLK; the protein is encoded by the exons ATG GCGGACAATGAAGTCGATGTGGGCGCCTCAGCTCCGAAGAAGAGAACATTCAAGAAGTTTACTTTCAGAGGCGTTGATCTCGATGCCCTTCTTGATATGTCGTCTGATGATCTCGTCAAGCTCTTCCATGCCCGTGCAAGAAGAAG GTTCCAGCGAGGCTTGAAGAGGCAGCCAATGGCTCTCATCAAGAAGCTCCGTAAAGCA AAGCGAGAAGCTCCTGCAGGTGAGAAGCCTGAACCAGTTAAAACCCACCTTCGAAACATGATTATTGTCCCTGAAATGATTGGAAGCATCATTGGTGTTTACAATGGGAAGACCTTCAACCAGGTTGAAATCAAG CCTGAGATGATTGGACATTATCTGGCAGAGTTTTCTATTTCTTACAAGCCTGTAAAACATGGAAGACCTGGTATTGGTGCCACACACTCGTCAAGGTTTATTCCTCTGAAATAA